In Archangium lipolyticum, the following are encoded in one genomic region:
- the pdxR gene encoding MocR-like pyridoxine biosynthesis transcription factor PdxR, whose amino-acid sequence MASALVLDASSGAPLHEQLYQALRTAMVTGRLPAGTRLLATRALAEQLDLSRNTVMTAYTRLLAEGYLVGRHGSGTYVADELPERALSARRAPAPSAARRANPPSLSKRGAVLAAAPPLFPFEQDVSGSTMAFRLGMPALDAFPHELWGRLHHERWRRSWRDTLSHRDPRGFRPLREALANYLATSRGVRCAPEQVLIVNGTQQALSLTVQVLLDPGDAAWVEDPGYPPVRGTLIAAGAALVPVPVDAEGLDVEAANRLRPDARLAVVTPSSQHPLGVHMSLRRRRALLEWAERTNAWVFEDDYDSEFRYAGRPFAALQGLTPDARVIYSGTFGKVLSPSLRLGYLVVPEALIDVFVKARMLADLRSPSLEQAVLTDFINQGHFSRHLRRMRVLYAERQALLVEEARRELRGLLEVGPAETGMHLVGWLPPGMDDRTAAARAAAAGVVALPLSAFRSQTSGRGALVLGYAAVPEPECSEGVRRLRQALG is encoded by the coding sequence GTGGCCTCCGCGCTCGTGCTGGACGCTTCGTCGGGAGCACCGCTGCACGAGCAGCTCTATCAGGCGCTGCGCACGGCCATGGTCACCGGCCGCCTGCCCGCGGGAACGCGCCTGCTCGCCACCCGTGCGCTGGCCGAGCAGCTCGACCTGTCACGCAACACGGTGATGACCGCCTATACGCGGCTGCTCGCCGAGGGCTACCTCGTTGGCCGCCACGGCTCGGGGACCTACGTGGCGGACGAGCTCCCCGAGCGGGCCCTCTCCGCGCGGCGTGCCCCGGCACCTTCCGCCGCACGTCGCGCGAACCCGCCCTCGCTGTCGAAGCGGGGGGCCGTCCTGGCGGCCGCACCCCCGCTGTTCCCCTTCGAGCAGGACGTGTCGGGCAGCACGATGGCGTTCCGCCTCGGGATGCCCGCCCTGGATGCCTTCCCTCATGAGCTCTGGGGCCGGCTGCACCACGAACGGTGGCGGCGCTCGTGGAGGGACACGCTCTCCCATCGGGATCCTCGCGGGTTCCGTCCCCTGCGCGAGGCACTCGCCAACTACCTGGCCACCTCGCGCGGCGTGCGGTGTGCTCCCGAGCAGGTGCTCATCGTGAATGGAACGCAGCAGGCCCTCAGCCTGACGGTCCAGGTGTTGTTGGATCCGGGCGATGCGGCCTGGGTCGAGGACCCGGGCTACCCTCCGGTCCGCGGCACGCTCATCGCGGCGGGCGCGGCCCTGGTGCCAGTCCCCGTGGACGCGGAGGGGCTGGATGTGGAGGCCGCGAACCGGCTGCGTCCGGACGCCCGGCTCGCGGTGGTGACGCCCTCGAGCCAGCACCCGCTCGGTGTCCACATGAGCCTGCGGCGCCGGCGGGCGCTGCTGGAGTGGGCCGAGCGCACGAACGCCTGGGTCTTCGAGGATGATTACGACAGCGAGTTCCGCTACGCCGGCCGGCCCTTCGCCGCGCTCCAGGGGCTCACGCCGGACGCGCGGGTCATCTACTCGGGGACGTTCGGCAAGGTGCTGTCGCCGTCCTTGCGGCTGGGCTACCTGGTCGTACCGGAGGCGCTGATCGACGTCTTCGTGAAGGCCCGGATGCTCGCGGACCTGCGCTCGCCCTCGCTGGAGCAGGCGGTGCTGACCGACTTCATCAACCAGGGCCACTTCAGCCGGCACTTGCGGAGGATGCGCGTGCTGTATGCCGAGCGGCAGGCCCTGCTGGTCGAGGAGGCCCGGCGCGAGCTGCGAGGCCTGCTCGAGGTGGGCCCGGCGGAGACGGGGATGCACCTGGTGGGCTGGCTGCCGCCGGGGATGGACGATCGTACCGCCGCCGCGCGTGCCGCGGCCGCCGGGGTGGTGGCGCTTCCCCTCTCCGCGTTCCGGAGTCAGACGTCTGGACGCGGGGCGCTGGTGCTCGGCTATGCGGCCGTGCCGGAGCCCGAGTGCTCCGAAGGAGTCCGGCGGTTGCGCCAGGCCCTGGGCTGA
- a CDS encoding carboxymuconolactone decarboxylase family protein, whose amino-acid sequence MEQRFNMGAVAPAGYQAMLGLEKYLHQCGLEEGLLHLIKLRASQLNRCAYCIDMHWKDSRALGEPEHRLYGLDAWRESPYYTERERAALEWTEAVTLVTEGFVSDAVYEAVRPHFTPKELADLTLAISTINAWNRLSISMRAKPGDYKPPPRNR is encoded by the coding sequence ATGGAACAGCGCTTCAACATGGGGGCGGTCGCTCCCGCGGGTTATCAGGCGATGTTGGGTCTGGAGAAGTATCTGCACCAGTGCGGGCTGGAGGAGGGGTTGCTGCACCTCATCAAGCTGCGGGCGTCACAGCTCAACCGCTGCGCGTACTGCATCGACATGCACTGGAAGGACTCGAGGGCCCTGGGCGAGCCGGAGCATCGCCTGTACGGGCTCGACGCGTGGCGCGAGAGCCCCTATTACACGGAGCGGGAGCGGGCGGCCCTGGAGTGGACCGAGGCGGTGACGCTCGTGACGGAGGGGTTCGTGTCCGATGCGGTCTACGAGGCCGTGCGTCCGCACTTCACGCCGAAGGAGCTGGCGGACCTGACGCTGGCCATCTCCACCATCAACGCGTGGAACCGGCTGAGCATCTCCATGCGCGCGAAGCCGGGAGACTACAAGCCGCCACCGCGCAACCGGTAG
- a CDS encoding glutathione S-transferase family protein: MKLYYNPKSRAVISKWMLDECGAQYELVLIDFEKREHKTPEFLKINPAGKLPALVDGDTRVFEGTAICMYLAEKYPQANLAPKPGTPERGRYLSLMVYSTSQLEPSMGDKLMNVQTTPQRGWTDFETTLDVVERELGKGPYLFGDWFTAADVMIGSMFIWMRMWGKPTGRSAIDAYVDRLLARPKGMKMG, encoded by the coding sequence ATGAAGCTCTACTACAACCCGAAGAGCCGCGCGGTGATCAGCAAGTGGATGCTCGATGAGTGCGGAGCGCAGTACGAGCTCGTGCTCATCGACTTCGAGAAGCGGGAGCACAAGACGCCGGAGTTCCTGAAGATCAACCCGGCGGGCAAGCTGCCGGCGTTGGTGGATGGAGATACGCGGGTGTTCGAGGGCACGGCCATCTGTATGTACCTCGCGGAGAAGTACCCGCAGGCGAACCTGGCGCCGAAGCCGGGCACGCCGGAGCGGGGCCGCTATCTGTCGCTGATGGTGTACTCGACGTCGCAGCTCGAGCCCTCGATGGGCGACAAGCTGATGAACGTGCAGACGACGCCGCAGCGAGGCTGGACGGACTTCGAGACGACGCTGGACGTGGTCGAGCGCGAGCTGGGCAAGGGGCCCTACCTGTTCGGCGACTGGTTCACCGCGGCCGATGTGATGATCGGCTCGATGTTCATCTGGATGCGGATGTGGGGGAAGCCGACCGGGAGGTCGGCGATCGACGCGTATGTGGATCGGCTGCTGGCGCGTCCCAAGGGAATGAAGATGGGCTGA
- a CDS encoding VOC family protein: MHRSRLAAFVIDCKTEDIDAATTFWSKALGKPVAPPSPDSGNYRELSVSAEEPMILLQKVDHPSRIHLDIEADDIEAEVKRLEALGAKRVEFIKRWWVMEAPTGQRFCVVRPQRGPLESHANTWNESE, from the coding sequence ATGCATCGCAGCCGGCTCGCCGCCTTCGTCATCGACTGCAAGACCGAGGACATCGACGCGGCCACCACCTTCTGGAGCAAGGCCCTCGGCAAGCCCGTCGCGCCCCCTTCTCCCGACAGCGGCAACTACCGCGAGCTCTCCGTGAGCGCCGAGGAGCCGATGATCCTCCTGCAGAAGGTGGATCATCCCAGCCGCATCCATCTGGACATCGAGGCCGATGACATCGAGGCCGAGGTGAAACGGCTCGAGGCACTCGGCGCCAAACGGGTGGAGTTCATCAAACGCTGGTGGGTCATGGAGGCGCCGACCGGCCAGCGCTTCTGCGTCGTCCGCCCCCAGCGCGGGCCCCTCGAGTCCCACGCCAACACGTGGAACGAGTCGGAATGA
- a CDS encoding restriction endonuclease fold toxin 5 domain-containing protein, which produces MSLDYFQGFLVQAGVPTTALPGDGRALSPRQALELVPHLLSTPVTLGNFGSRRMAAHLLLEVATGGELVTRDELHARMRRFSRLLVLRPDGYLVKATSGVAVQKAGRVVLAGDGTLRADNFEVGPFYAIDGGRLFPVDGRLEVPKGARPVGIYQPDDNPGLAVAEGAVLAVVDMVEGLYRLVFHTGETLEGLAQLPGAVRQLYESSPRLWEEFRHKPYAEKVRTVSRLATGVVLTVGTSGAGAAKAASWGGKLGSVAVPLLSLSGEGLLAVRLVAVPVGGAVAVAGNAMSATYVLHMANTGAQGAGGGSGWPPVGGPGQWVEDTSSMSKQARDYQSQVTGAPRRWCYRVCRAGKCVDYDGYDPETGVLQEAKGPGYDKWFNRNLEPKFGFKGLKALREQAQKQARLAGGTPVRWQVAEPRMVDILKRLFKEWNVTGIEVVHTSLR; this is translated from the coding sequence ATGAGCCTCGACTACTTCCAGGGCTTCCTCGTGCAGGCCGGAGTGCCTACCACCGCGCTGCCCGGGGACGGGCGCGCGCTGTCGCCTCGGCAGGCGTTGGAGCTGGTGCCGCACCTGCTGTCCACGCCGGTGACATTGGGGAACTTCGGCTCGAGACGCATGGCGGCGCACCTGCTCCTGGAGGTGGCCACGGGCGGGGAGCTGGTGACGCGAGACGAGCTCCACGCGCGCATGAGGCGCTTCTCGCGGCTGCTGGTGCTACGCCCGGACGGCTACCTGGTGAAGGCCACCTCGGGAGTGGCGGTGCAGAAGGCCGGCCGGGTGGTGCTGGCCGGGGACGGGACGCTGCGAGCCGACAACTTCGAGGTGGGCCCCTTCTACGCGATCGACGGCGGACGCCTCTTTCCGGTGGATGGAAGGCTCGAGGTGCCGAAGGGGGCCCGTCCAGTGGGCATCTACCAGCCGGACGACAACCCCGGGCTGGCGGTGGCCGAGGGCGCGGTGCTGGCGGTGGTGGATATGGTTGAGGGCCTCTACCGGCTCGTCTTCCATACGGGCGAGACGCTCGAGGGACTGGCACAGCTGCCGGGCGCGGTGCGGCAGCTCTACGAGAGCTCGCCGCGACTGTGGGAGGAGTTTCGTCACAAGCCGTACGCGGAGAAGGTGCGGACCGTCTCCCGGCTCGCGACGGGCGTGGTCCTGACGGTGGGCACCTCGGGAGCGGGGGCGGCGAAGGCGGCATCGTGGGGAGGGAAGCTCGGGAGCGTGGCCGTGCCGCTACTTTCACTCTCGGGGGAAGGACTCCTGGCGGTGCGCCTGGTGGCGGTGCCCGTGGGGGGTGCTGTCGCCGTGGCGGGGAACGCGATGAGTGCCACCTACGTGTTGCACATGGCCAACACGGGCGCCCAGGGAGCAGGTGGCGGTTCTGGGTGGCCTCCTGTGGGCGGGCCCGGGCAGTGGGTGGAGGACACCTCCAGCATGTCCAAGCAGGCCCGGGACTACCAGTCCCAGGTGACGGGCGCGCCCAGGCGGTGGTGTTACCGGGTGTGCCGCGCCGGCAAGTGTGTGGATTACGATGGGTATGACCCTGAAACCGGGGTCCTGCAGGAGGCGAAGGGCCCTGGGTACGATAAGTGGTTCAACCGTAATCTGGAACCCAAGTTCGGGTTCAAGGGTCTGAAGGCTTTGCGAGAGCAGGCTCAAAAGCAAGCTCGGCTCGCGGGAGGTACACCCGTACGATGGCAGGTCGCTGAGCCGCGCATGGTCGACATTCTCAAGAGGCTGTTCAAGGAGTGGAACGTCACGGGTATTGAGGTCGTCCACACGTCGTTGCGGTGA
- a CDS encoding immunity 52 family protein produces the protein MSEPYYAAAYWGRRRESAEQCAKRAETFFHLLSACHADYSRWYEQASSTKRALQLQFEPTSDTFVRFFKKKKYQAGDDGFSFGAWTGHPENQGGMVLLGCGADTEGVTNLAQLYFPSEPPGRDRLVTLPVVSGVMRAMVLAWEPEWAVATPRDFRDHLSETGLPGTFVGWLTYYSRQWGDVPPLPEPVQVGQVEDKGTLVILSPERVDGAVEKHVALGSRIQQFLDGSGLLRRVGERRC, from the coding sequence TTGAGCGAACCGTATTATGCAGCCGCCTATTGGGGACGACGTCGTGAGTCGGCCGAGCAATGTGCCAAACGCGCTGAGACGTTCTTCCACCTTCTGTCTGCCTGCCATGCCGACTACAGCCGCTGGTATGAGCAAGCCAGCTCAACGAAACGTGCGCTCCAACTCCAGTTCGAGCCGACCTCCGACACCTTCGTGCGCTTCTTCAAGAAGAAGAAGTACCAGGCGGGTGATGATGGTTTCAGCTTCGGTGCATGGACGGGCCATCCGGAGAACCAGGGGGGGATGGTCCTTCTAGGTTGTGGCGCGGATACCGAGGGGGTCACGAACCTCGCTCAGCTCTACTTTCCATCGGAGCCTCCTGGCAGGGATCGGTTGGTCACCCTTCCGGTGGTCTCTGGAGTGATGCGGGCAATGGTGCTGGCATGGGAGCCAGAGTGGGCGGTCGCCACTCCACGGGACTTCCGGGACCATCTTTCAGAGACAGGGCTTCCCGGCACCTTCGTGGGGTGGCTGACGTACTACTCGCGTCAGTGGGGGGATGTGCCGCCCCTCCCGGAGCCAGTGCAAGTCGGGCAGGTGGAGGACAAGGGGACGCTCGTCATCCTCAGCCCTGAGCGCGTGGACGGGGCAGTTGAGAAGCACGTAGCGCTCGGCAGCCGCATCCAGCAGTTTCTCGACGGCAGCGGCCTGCTCAGAAGGGTTGGGGAGCGGCGGTGTTGA
- a CDS encoding mersacidin/lichenicidin family type 2 lantibiotic, with translation MKKEVIVRAWKDPAFRASLAPEERAELPENPSGKALAELDEGGLGLAVGGHWRDVETAYLPCTLPVRICRER, from the coding sequence ATGAAAAAGGAAGTGATTGTCAGAGCCTGGAAGGATCCCGCGTTCCGTGCGAGCCTCGCCCCCGAGGAACGCGCGGAGCTCCCCGAGAACCCCTCCGGCAAAGCCCTGGCCGAGCTCGATGAGGGCGGGCTGGGCCTGGCCGTCGGCGGGCACTGGAGGGACGTGGAAACCGCCTATCTCCCATGCACCTTGCCGGTCAGGATCTGCAGAGAGCGTTGA
- a CDS encoding ABC transporter ATP-binding protein translates to MSDTSGGPVRKLAIEVRDLHKSFGDNHALRGVDLAVPEGTTCVLMGISGSGKSVLMKHIMGLLRPDRGTVLVEGQDVAKMDEAALNQMRRKQGILFQANALFDSLTVFDNVAFPLRERTQMPEEEIEKTVNQTLAKVGLSHAATRYPGELSGGMQKRVGFARATILQPKILLYDDPTAGLDPLTTAAVNEIITTGKQQLGATSLVITPDVASAFGMADTLAIMDEGHIVAVGPPDVVRESPHPAVKAFLRNWLARRSKNRPPPGE, encoded by the coding sequence ATGAGCGACACGAGCGGCGGGCCGGTACGCAAGCTGGCCATCGAGGTGAGGGACCTGCACAAGTCCTTTGGCGACAACCACGCCCTGCGGGGCGTGGACCTCGCGGTGCCCGAGGGCACCACCTGCGTGCTGATGGGCATCTCCGGCTCGGGCAAGTCGGTGCTGATGAAGCACATCATGGGACTGCTGCGGCCGGACCGGGGGACGGTGCTCGTCGAGGGCCAGGACGTGGCGAAGATGGACGAGGCCGCGCTGAACCAGATGCGCCGCAAGCAGGGCATCCTCTTCCAGGCCAACGCCCTGTTCGACTCGCTCACCGTCTTCGACAACGTGGCCTTCCCCCTGCGCGAGCGCACCCAGATGCCCGAGGAGGAGATAGAGAAGACGGTGAACCAGACGCTGGCCAAGGTGGGCCTGTCCCACGCCGCCACGCGCTACCCGGGCGAGCTGTCCGGCGGCATGCAGAAGCGTGTGGGCTTCGCGCGCGCCACCATCCTCCAGCCGAAGATCCTCCTCTACGACGACCCCACCGCCGGTCTGGACCCGCTCACCACGGCGGCCGTCAATGAGATCATCACCACCGGCAAGCAACAGCTCGGGGCGACCTCGCTCGTGATTACGCCGGACGTGGCGTCCGCCTTCGGCATGGCCGACACCCTCGCCATCATGGACGAGGGCCACATCGTCGCCGTGGGCCCGCCGGACGTGGTCCGCGAGTCCCCACACCCCGCCGTGAAGGCCTTCCTGCGCAACTGGCTCGCGCGCCGCTCGAAGAACCGCCCACCCCCCGGTGAGTGA
- a CDS encoding type III secretion system effector protein, whose product MPSSPTSPRSLGDGFESRRSVPTPAELLNGKNNLRPTDFGVVHPDLPGIRTRRGNGESAHQFTDLTTDARQSTHRLMGQPNGRQMLEELNGRTSAVNPGKIGTPGRPLTVADIYSGRDANMPMSHRPLNDGTDESIQKAYRYDGKPGAGQASHINYDETAPSANRFNSLGHESVHAWRASNGLQVSPLEVSPRRNDPVIRDNPKIVGDVIGHHSHMQEEFETVGLKPTPHTPHGWAPNENLIRNEHGLPRRNDYSRQTPAKTDELLNNIDSKTDDRSWFNKTFGNEPSPVGGIINHLEG is encoded by the coding sequence TTGCCCTCCTCGCCCACGAGCCCGCGCTCGCTCGGTGACGGCTTCGAGTCCCGCCGCTCGGTGCCCACGCCGGCGGAGCTCCTGAATGGGAAGAACAACCTGAGGCCCACCGACTTCGGCGTCGTGCACCCGGATCTGCCGGGCATCCGCACCCGCCGCGGCAACGGTGAGTCGGCGCACCAGTTCACTGACCTGACCACGGACGCGCGGCAGTCCACGCATCGGCTGATGGGGCAGCCCAATGGCCGGCAAATGCTGGAGGAGCTCAACGGCCGCACCTCGGCCGTCAACCCCGGCAAGATCGGCACGCCGGGCAGGCCGCTGACGGTGGCGGACATCTACTCGGGCCGTGACGCCAACATGCCCATGTCGCACAGGCCCCTGAACGACGGCACCGATGAGTCCATCCAGAAAGCGTACCGCTACGACGGCAAGCCCGGCGCCGGGCAGGCCAGCCACATCAACTATGACGAGACGGCTCCCAGCGCCAACCGCTTCAACAGCCTGGGCCACGAGTCGGTCCACGCCTGGCGCGCCTCCAACGGCCTCCAGGTCAGCCCGCTGGAGGTCAGCCCCCGGCGCAACGACCCGGTCATCCGGGACAATCCCAAGATCGTCGGGGACGTCATCGGCCACCACTCGCACATGCAGGAGGAGTTCGAGACCGTCGGCCTGAAGCCCACCCCGCACACGCCCCACGGCTGGGCGCCCAACGAGAACCTCATCCGCAACGAGCACGGCCTGCCGCGCCGCAATGACTACTCGAGGCAGACCCCGGCCAAGACCGACGAGCTTCTCAACAACATCGACTCGAAGACGGACGACCGCTCCTGGTTCAACAAGACGTTCGGCAACGAGCCGTCCCCCGTGGGCGGCATCATCAACCACCTGGAGGGGTAG
- a CDS encoding DUF6345 domain-containing protein, translating to MNHIEKWRGLSLLCTTAALGLTACGPAESLDMQPEVEAAATGQVAQAVGRTFGTLCTEGYQNGWQKTLPQSYERCSWFNDELNDTDTQSFYYGLKGARPYIENSLDSSLVETVDHVFLNTHGGAWSDGAVYAMWDQNSLANTKNMRLGDESTGLSLLSTYACETLYHGDGKLISRWKNTFRGGLRFVTGSWSKLYDGITTNEVGEDYADELQSGSTIRSAWRYATSDWATDQDPSVMATGTGEADCVSRLKNMKWTNLTSYPRRVDGAVTWYCITYWSNL from the coding sequence ATGAATCACATTGAAAAGTGGAGAGGGTTGTCGCTGCTGTGCACCACCGCCGCGCTGGGCCTCACGGCCTGCGGGCCGGCCGAGTCCCTGGACATGCAGCCCGAAGTGGAGGCCGCCGCCACGGGCCAGGTGGCCCAGGCCGTGGGCCGCACCTTCGGCACCCTGTGCACCGAGGGCTACCAGAACGGCTGGCAGAAGACGCTGCCCCAGTCCTACGAGCGTTGCAGCTGGTTCAACGACGAGCTCAACGACACCGACACCCAGTCCTTCTATTACGGACTCAAGGGCGCCAGGCCCTACATCGAGAACTCGCTGGACAGCTCCCTGGTGGAGACGGTGGACCACGTCTTCCTCAACACGCATGGTGGCGCGTGGTCGGACGGCGCGGTGTACGCGATGTGGGACCAGAACTCGCTGGCCAACACGAAGAACATGCGCCTGGGTGACGAGTCCACCGGCCTGAGCCTCCTGTCCACCTACGCGTGCGAGACGCTCTACCACGGGGACGGCAAGCTCATCTCCCGGTGGAAGAACACCTTCCGCGGGGGCCTGCGCTTCGTGACGGGGAGCTGGAGCAAGCTCTACGACGGCATCACCACCAACGAGGTGGGCGAGGACTACGCCGACGAGCTGCAGAGCGGCTCCACCATCCGCAGTGCGTGGCGTTACGCCACCTCCGACTGGGCCACGGACCAGGACCCCTCCGTGATGGCCACCGGCACTGGCGAAGCGGACTGCGTCTCGCGCCTGAAGAACATGAAGTGGACCAACCTCACCAGCTACCCGCGCCGCGTGGACGGTGCCGTCACCTGGTACTGCATCACCTACTGGTCCAACCTGTAG
- a CDS encoding DUF805 domain-containing protein, with translation MDWKTLFLTPEGRIGRRDFWIGFLIVMVASTVLQIIPFIGQLLGLLLVWPQICIHSKRLHDMGKSAWLMLAPFIVSGICFALSTRTRSMARMIEANTNVQNDNAAPMGAAVAGMALIALGLLVGIAFLLWVGLSKGEPGRNRFGPRPVSLTGAPS, from the coding sequence ATGGATTGGAAGACGCTCTTCTTGACGCCGGAGGGCCGGATCGGCCGGCGCGATTTCTGGATTGGCTTCCTCATCGTCATGGTGGCGAGCACCGTGCTGCAGATCATCCCCTTCATCGGCCAGCTGCTCGGCCTGCTACTCGTCTGGCCGCAGATCTGCATCCACTCCAAGCGGCTGCACGACATGGGCAAGAGCGCCTGGCTCATGCTGGCGCCGTTCATCGTCAGCGGCATCTGCTTCGCCCTCTCCACGAGGACCAGGAGCATGGCCAGGATGATCGAGGCCAATACCAACGTGCAGAACGACAACGCCGCCCCCATGGGCGCCGCCGTGGCCGGGATGGCCCTCATTGCCCTGGGCCTCCTGGTGGGCATCGCCTTCCTGCTCTGGGTCGGCCTCTCCAAGGGCGAGCCCGGCCGCAACCGCTTCGGTCCACGGCCCGTCTCGCTCACGGGCGCCCCCTCCTGA
- a CDS encoding DUSAM domain-containing protein, with amino-acid sequence MNEETDWEELRGLAEQLERGQPLELSAPLCDLLRRVTRQVALSDDEAEQGLRSPSDAAALVAKISRRIRVGSRRLSRAIVDASRRQEAGDIQGARKLFEDVLAVEVVPLYREIAQTQLNALEE; translated from the coding sequence ATGAACGAAGAGACAGATTGGGAAGAGCTACGAGGGTTGGCGGAACAGCTCGAGAGAGGCCAACCCCTGGAGCTCAGTGCGCCTCTGTGCGATCTCTTGCGACGTGTGACGCGGCAAGTGGCTCTGTCGGATGATGAAGCTGAACAGGGTCTCCGCTCACCTTCAGACGCGGCAGCTCTTGTAGCGAAGATTTCTCGACGAATCCGCGTAGGCTCTCGGCGCCTGTCCCGCGCCATCGTGGATGCCAGCCGTCGCCAGGAGGCCGGGGATATACAGGGCGCGCGGAAGTTGTTCGAGGACGTCCTGGCCGTTGAGGTCGTGCCGCTGTACCGGGAGATTGCGCAAACACAATTGAATGCGTTGGAGGAGTAG